The following are from one region of the Dreissena polymorpha isolate Duluth1 chromosome 2, UMN_Dpol_1.0, whole genome shotgun sequence genome:
- the LOC127867370 gene encoding thrombospondin-2-like isoform X1, whose translation MGFMPYVADVCLVTLAAIIKWTSALQCYDCQNVTDVNACNKTVTCASNEACFMGSTLLTNIERTYTLTCKDNIHCNPLGPSSALVGRSVANDESSSIKRDVACHECCATPLCNKALCNHPRPATCTDDQSVDCAKIHSLFNVCADIQKAKLVCPKFCNLCNVVDGNWNWWSSWSRCDVTCANGTQTRHRTCTDPAPQNGGLDCFGIGTESQMCILDRCPVHGGWSLWSPWGSCSVTCDVGMQRRDRSCSNPYPSKDGDHCYGDSRDDQICYEPGCTNGGWSAWENWSSCTATCGGGLRTRDRMCNNPFPSYLGRYCDGPSQNIDLCNNVPCTGTDIQFVVGTPVMTHCSGLRTCEVAFDTFISRANPQFNLQTATFTASKTGTYWFEWNLIAGTNYPDCYVYKNDNQIAKIVLDSNHTHVTYANQVQLMMNDYVRLKMCDVSWFFDPNLHYSSTFTGILIS comes from the exons ATGTGTGCTTGGTAACACTTGCAGCTATTATAAAATGGACAT CTGCTCTTCAATGTTACGACTGCCAAAATGTGACCGATGTGAACGCATGCAACAAAACGGTCACTTGCGCTTCTAATGAG GCATGCTTCATGGGTTCAACTTTGCTGACTAATATTGAACGGACGTACACTTTAACGTGCAAAGATAATATT CATTGTAACCCACTGGGTCCGTCAAGTGCTTTGGTTGGACGATCTGTTGCAAATGATGAATCGTCGTCTATCAAACGTGATGTAGCCTGCCACGAATGTTGCGCCACACCCCTATGCAACAAGGCTCTGTGTAACCATCCGAGGC CGGCAACCTGTACTGACGACCAATCTGTGGACTGTGCCAAGATTCACTCCCTATTCAATGTTTGTGCTGACATTCAGAAGGCTAAGTTGGTTTGTCCAAAGTTCTGCAACCTCTGCAACGTAG TTGATGGAAATTGGAACTGGTGGTCATCATGGAGTAGATGTGACGTCACGTGTGCAAATGGAACACAAACACGTCATCGCACTTGCACTGATCCTGCGCCTCAAAACGGCGGTCTGGATTGTTTTGGAATAGGAACCGAAAGTCAAATGTGCATACTAGATCGTTGCCCGG TCCACGGTGGCTGGAGCCTTTGGTCACCATGGGGATCGTGCTCAGTCACGTGCGATGTTGGCATGCAGAGACGTGACAGGTCATGTTCTAATCCATATCCGTCAAAAGATGGTGACCACTGTTATGGAGATTCCAGAGATGACCAGATTTGCTACGAGCCTGGATGCACAA ATGGTGGGTGGTCGGCATGGGAAAACTGGAGTTCTTGTACAGCAACGTGTGGAGGAGGTTTAAGAACAAGAGATCGGATGTGTAACAATCCATTTCCGTCATATCTTGGGCGTTATTGCGATGGTCCATCGCAGAACATTGACCTATGCAACAATGTTCCTTGTACAG GCACCGATATTCAATTTGTTGTGGGCACACCAGTCATGACACACTGCAGCGGATTAAGAACATGTGAGGTCGCATTTGATACATTCATATCGCGTGCAAATCCACAGTTTAATCTTCAAACGGCAACATTCACGGCTTCGAAGACTGGAACATACTGGTTTGAGTGGAATTTAATAGCAGGAACCAATTACCCAGACTGctatgtatataaaaatgataaTCAAATCGCCAAGATAGTACTCGACTCTAACCACACTCACGTGACATATGCTAATCAGGTGCAGTTGATGATGAATGATTACGTCCGCTTAAAAATGTGTGATGTGAGCTGGTTTTTCGACCCAAACTTACATTACAGTTCAACATTTACAGGAATCCTCATAAGCTAA
- the LOC127867370 gene encoding thrombospondin-2-like isoform X2, giving the protein MKRYVCLVTLAAIIKWTSALQCYDCQNVTDVNACNKTVTCASNEACFMGSTLLTNIERTYTLTCKDNIHCNPLGPSSALVGRSVANDESSSIKRDVACHECCATPLCNKALCNHPRPATCTDDQSVDCAKIHSLFNVCADIQKAKLVCPKFCNLCNVVDGNWNWWSSWSRCDVTCANGTQTRHRTCTDPAPQNGGLDCFGIGTESQMCILDRCPVHGGWSLWSPWGSCSVTCDVGMQRRDRSCSNPYPSKDGDHCYGDSRDDQICYEPGCTNGGWSAWENWSSCTATCGGGLRTRDRMCNNPFPSYLGRYCDGPSQNIDLCNNVPCTGTDIQFVVGTPVMTHCSGLRTCEVAFDTFISRANPQFNLQTATFTASKTGTYWFEWNLIAGTNYPDCYVYKNDNQIAKIVLDSNHTHVTYANQVQLMMNDYVRLKMCDVSWFFDPNLHYSSTFTGILIS; this is encoded by the exons ATGTGTGCTTGGTAACACTTGCAGCTATTATAAAATGGACAT CTGCTCTTCAATGTTACGACTGCCAAAATGTGACCGATGTGAACGCATGCAACAAAACGGTCACTTGCGCTTCTAATGAG GCATGCTTCATGGGTTCAACTTTGCTGACTAATATTGAACGGACGTACACTTTAACGTGCAAAGATAATATT CATTGTAACCCACTGGGTCCGTCAAGTGCTTTGGTTGGACGATCTGTTGCAAATGATGAATCGTCGTCTATCAAACGTGATGTAGCCTGCCACGAATGTTGCGCCACACCCCTATGCAACAAGGCTCTGTGTAACCATCCGAGGC CGGCAACCTGTACTGACGACCAATCTGTGGACTGTGCCAAGATTCACTCCCTATTCAATGTTTGTGCTGACATTCAGAAGGCTAAGTTGGTTTGTCCAAAGTTCTGCAACCTCTGCAACGTAG TTGATGGAAATTGGAACTGGTGGTCATCATGGAGTAGATGTGACGTCACGTGTGCAAATGGAACACAAACACGTCATCGCACTTGCACTGATCCTGCGCCTCAAAACGGCGGTCTGGATTGTTTTGGAATAGGAACCGAAAGTCAAATGTGCATACTAGATCGTTGCCCGG TCCACGGTGGCTGGAGCCTTTGGTCACCATGGGGATCGTGCTCAGTCACGTGCGATGTTGGCATGCAGAGACGTGACAGGTCATGTTCTAATCCATATCCGTCAAAAGATGGTGACCACTGTTATGGAGATTCCAGAGATGACCAGATTTGCTACGAGCCTGGATGCACAA ATGGTGGGTGGTCGGCATGGGAAAACTGGAGTTCTTGTACAGCAACGTGTGGAGGAGGTTTAAGAACAAGAGATCGGATGTGTAACAATCCATTTCCGTCATATCTTGGGCGTTATTGCGATGGTCCATCGCAGAACATTGACCTATGCAACAATGTTCCTTGTACAG GCACCGATATTCAATTTGTTGTGGGCACACCAGTCATGACACACTGCAGCGGATTAAGAACATGTGAGGTCGCATTTGATACATTCATATCGCGTGCAAATCCACAGTTTAATCTTCAAACGGCAACATTCACGGCTTCGAAGACTGGAACATACTGGTTTGAGTGGAATTTAATAGCAGGAACCAATTACCCAGACTGctatgtatataaaaatgataaTCAAATCGCCAAGATAGTACTCGACTCTAACCACACTCACGTGACATATGCTAATCAGGTGCAGTTGATGATGAATGATTACGTCCGCTTAAAAATGTGTGATGTGAGCTGGTTTTTCGACCCAAACTTACATTACAGTTCAACATTTACAGGAATCCTCATAAGCTAA
- the LOC127867370 gene encoding coadhesin-like isoform X3, which translates to MGFMPYVADVCLVTLAAIIKWTSALQCYDCQNVTDVNACNKTVTCASNEACFMGSTLLTNIERTYTLTCKDNIHCNPLGPSSALVGRSVANDESSSIKRDVACHECCATPLCNKALCNHPRPATCTDDQSVDCAKIHSLFNVCADIQKAKLVCPKFCNLCNVVDGNWNWWSSWSRCDVTCANGTQTRHRTCTDPAPQNGGLDCFGIGTESQMCILDRCPVHGGWSLWSPWGSCSVTCDVGMQRRDRSCSNPYPSKDGDHCYGDSRDDQICYEPGCTSTDIQFVVGTPVMTHCSGLRTCEVAFDTFISRANPQFNLQTATFTASKTGTYWFEWNLIAGTNYPDCYVYKNDNQIAKIVLDSNHTHVTYANQVQLMMNDYVRLKMCDVSWFFDPNLHYSSTFTGILIS; encoded by the exons ATGTGTGCTTGGTAACACTTGCAGCTATTATAAAATGGACAT CTGCTCTTCAATGTTACGACTGCCAAAATGTGACCGATGTGAACGCATGCAACAAAACGGTCACTTGCGCTTCTAATGAG GCATGCTTCATGGGTTCAACTTTGCTGACTAATATTGAACGGACGTACACTTTAACGTGCAAAGATAATATT CATTGTAACCCACTGGGTCCGTCAAGTGCTTTGGTTGGACGATCTGTTGCAAATGATGAATCGTCGTCTATCAAACGTGATGTAGCCTGCCACGAATGTTGCGCCACACCCCTATGCAACAAGGCTCTGTGTAACCATCCGAGGC CGGCAACCTGTACTGACGACCAATCTGTGGACTGTGCCAAGATTCACTCCCTATTCAATGTTTGTGCTGACATTCAGAAGGCTAAGTTGGTTTGTCCAAAGTTCTGCAACCTCTGCAACGTAG TTGATGGAAATTGGAACTGGTGGTCATCATGGAGTAGATGTGACGTCACGTGTGCAAATGGAACACAAACACGTCATCGCACTTGCACTGATCCTGCGCCTCAAAACGGCGGTCTGGATTGTTTTGGAATAGGAACCGAAAGTCAAATGTGCATACTAGATCGTTGCCCGG TCCACGGTGGCTGGAGCCTTTGGTCACCATGGGGATCGTGCTCAGTCACGTGCGATGTTGGCATGCAGAGACGTGACAGGTCATGTTCTAATCCATATCCGTCAAAAGATGGTGACCACTGTTATGGAGATTCCAGAGATGACCAGATTTGCTACGAGCCTGGATGCACAA GCACCGATATTCAATTTGTTGTGGGCACACCAGTCATGACACACTGCAGCGGATTAAGAACATGTGAGGTCGCATTTGATACATTCATATCGCGTGCAAATCCACAGTTTAATCTTCAAACGGCAACATTCACGGCTTCGAAGACTGGAACATACTGGTTTGAGTGGAATTTAATAGCAGGAACCAATTACCCAGACTGctatgtatataaaaatgataaTCAAATCGCCAAGATAGTACTCGACTCTAACCACACTCACGTGACATATGCTAATCAGGTGCAGTTGATGATGAATGATTACGTCCGCTTAAAAATGTGTGATGTGAGCTGGTTTTTCGACCCAAACTTACATTACAGTTCAACATTTACAGGAATCCTCATAAGCTAA